The stretch of DNA GACGTTGGGCAGGTGCAGCACGAAGGGCGACTCGGGCACGTTCATGCCGGTGCAGTGCGGGGCCAGGGCGTCGGCCACCGAGCGCACGGCGTACTCGTGCTCCTCGAGGTCCTTGCTGGAGCGGGCGAGCGATGCGGCCAGGCCGAGGTCGCGCGCGTCGTCGCCAGTCCGGCGGATCGTCCCGGCGAGCACGCGCGAGGTGACCAGGCCGCCCTGCAGGCGCACGAGCATCTCGGGCGTGGAGCCGAAGAAGCCGTCGACGTGGAACGTCCAGCAGCTGGGGTAGGTCGAGGCGAGCCGGCCGAGCGGCGCGCGCACGTCGAGGGGCTCGTCGAAGCGGGCGTCGACGGACCGCGCCAGGACCACCTTGTCGAGCTCGTCGGCCTGGATCCGGCGCACGGCCTTCTCGACGGTGGCCGACCACGCCTCGCGGCGAGCGGGGTCATCGGCGAACCGCACACCGGCCGGATCCCGTGGCGTCGAGGCGGAGAGTTCGGGCACGGGGCCGAGCGAGCGACCGATGGTGGTGACCCAGCAGCGCCCGTCGCGGCGGCCCACGACGATCTCGGGAACGGTGAGCAGCGAGCCCGGGCGGTCGGCGAACGTGAAGCTGCCGAAGGCCACGAGGCCACTGCCGGGCAGCTCGACCTCGTCGCGGACGACCGAGGCGTCGACGACCTCGGCCCACCAGTCGTCGGCGGCGTCGAAGCGGTCGTCGCCGTCGGGCGCGAACGACGCCGCTCGGCCCCATCCGACGATGCCGTCGCCGCCGTGCACCCACGCCAGCGCGTCGGGGGAGGAGGGAAGGAGGGCGAGCAGCTCACCCGGATCGGCGATCTCGCGGGACCGTGCGACGAGCGGTTCGGCGCGTCCGTCGGTCGCCAGCGTGCTCACCCGCTCCACCTTACTAGCGCAGCGAGAAGGCACGTGGTGGACCGGCGGAACGGGCCGGACGTGGGGGCCGTGGGGGCGAGCGTGAGAAGGTGGCGCCATGAGAGCAGGGCTGGACAAGGATCCCCGCGACGTCGCGCGCATGTTCGACACGGTCGCGGCGCGGTACGACCTCACGAACGACGTCCTCTCCCTCGGTCAGGACCGCCGCTGGCGCACCAAGGTCGTCGCCACCGTCGACCCGCAGCGCGGCGAGCGGATCCTCGACCTGGCGGCCGGCACCGGCACGTCCAGCGCGCCGTTCGCCGAGGCGGGCGCCCACGTCGTTCCGTGCGACTTCTCGATCGGCATGCTCGAGGTCGGCAAGCAGCAGTACCCGGGGCTGAACTTCACGGCGGGCGACGGGATGGCGCTGCCCTTCGCGGACGGCGTGTTCGACGCCGTCACGATCTCCTTCGGGCTGCGCAACATCCACGACCCGCTCCAGGGCCTGCGCGAGATGCTCCGCGTCACCCGTCCCGGCGGCCGGATCGTGGTGTGCGAGTTCTCCACGCCCACGTGGAAGCCCTTCGAGACGATCTACTCCAACTACCTCATGCGGGCGCTGCCGACGATCGCCCGCCGCGTCTCGTCGAACCCCGAGTCCTACGTCTACCTCGCCGAGTCAATCCGCTCCTGGCCCGACCAGCGCGGCCTCGCGATCCGCATGTCCGAGGCCGGCTGGGGCCCGGTCACGTGGCAGAACCTGTCCGGCGGGATCGTCGCCGTGCACCGCGCCGAGCGCCCCCTCTGAGGCGCGCGTCACACTAAGTGTTACCTAACTCACACGCGTGGTCCACGCGGTTACTAGAGTGATCGCAGTGAGCCTGTGAAGATCTTCACAAGGTTCGTCCGAGGGTGATCGTCCGAGGGTGATGGAGGTGCCGTGAACGAGTACATCCCGATCTTGGTGCTGGGCGGACTCGCGTTGGCATTCGCGCTGTTCAGCGTCGGCATCGCGCCGTTCACCGGACCCGCCCGGTACAACCGGGCCAAGATGGACCGCTACGAGTCCGGCATCGAGCCGAGCCCGCTGCCCGAGGGTGGCGGCAAGGTCTCGATCAAGTACTTCTTCACGGCGATGATGTTCATCGTCTTCGACATCGAGATCGTGTTCCTCTACCCGTTCGCCGTCGTCTTCGACGAGCTCAGCTGGTTCGCGTTCTTCGCCGTCATGCTCTTCCTGCTCAACATCACGATCGCGTACGTCTATGAGTGGCGGCGCGGGGGAATGGACTGGACCTGATGGGCCTCGAGGAAAAACTCCCCAGTGGCGTCCTGCTCTCGACCGTCGAGGGCCTGGCCGGCTACTTCCGCAAGGCGTCGTTCTGGCCGGCCACGTTCGGCCTGGCCTGCTGCGCCATCGAGATGATGACGTTCGGCGCGCCGCGCTACGACTCCGGCCGGTTCGGCATGGAGGTCTTCCGGCCGTCGCCCCGCCAGGCCGACCTGATGATCGTCGCGGGCCGCGTCAGCCAGAAGATGGCGCCCGTCCTGCGCCAGATCTACGACCAGATGCCCGGCCCCAAGTGGGTGCTCGCGATGGGCGTCTGCGCCAGCTCGGGCGGCATGTTCAACAACTACGCGATCGTCCAGGGTGTCGACCACGTCGTCCCGGTCGACATGTACCTGCCCGGCTGCCCGCCGCGCCCCGAGATGCTGATCGACGCGATCTTCAAGCTCCGCGACTCGATCCAGCACACGCAGCTGGGCGCCGACCGCACCGCCGAGATCCGCGAGCAGGAGGCCGCCGCCCTGGCCGCCCTGCCCACCTCCGCACAGACTGGGTTGCTTCGATGAGCGACGAGACCCAGGACGCGTCGCACGAGACGCGGGCCGAGCTGAAGAAGAGCGACGCCACCGAGCTCGAGGTCATCGAGGTCCGCGAGGGCGCCTTCGGCGTCCACGGCACCGGCGACACCAGCGGCTTCGGCGGCCTGCGCCGCCCGGTGGTCATGCCGGGCGCATCGCTTCCGCCCTACGGCGGCTGGTTCGACGAGGTCGCTGAGCGGCTCGCCGGCGGTGAGGGCCTGGCCGACGCGATCGAGCAGGTCGTCGTCGACCGCGGCGAGATCACCTTCTTCATCCGCCGCGAGAAGCTGCTCCAAGCGGCGCAGCACCTGCGCGACGACGCGGGCCTGCGCTTCGAGCTCTTCAGCGGCGTCAGCGGCGTGCACTACCCGAACGAGACGGGCCGTGAGCTGCACGCGGTCTACCACCTGCTCTCGATGACCCACAACCGCCGGATCCGGCTCGAGGTCGTGTGCCCCGACGAGGACCCGCACGTGCCGAGCGTCGTGGGCGTCTACCCCACCGCCGACTGGCACGAGCGCGAGGTGTGGGACATGTTCGGGCTCCAGTTCGACGGGCACCCGCACCTGACCCGCATCCTCATGCCCGACGACTGGCCGGGCCACCCCCAGCGCAAGGACTATCCGCTGGGCGGCATCGACGTGGAGTTCAAGGGCGGCTTCATCCCCGCCCCGGACAACCGAAGGAGCTACTCATGAGAGCCGCCCAGCGGGTAGCCCCGGGACGCTCCGTTGAATCGCTCGCTCCGCTCGCAGTGCTGGGCGGCATCGACGTGGAGTTCAAGGGCGGCTTCATCCCCGCCCCGGACAACCGAAGGAGCTACTCATGAGAGCCGCCCAGCGGGTAGCCCCGGGACGCTCCGTTGAATCGCTCGCTCCGCTCGCAGTGCTGGGCGGCATCGACGTGGAGTTCAAGGGCGGCTTCATCCCCGCCCCGGACAACCGAAGGAGCTACTCCTGATGGTCACCACCGACCCGTACGCGGGCACCTCCGAGTCCACCTCCGGCCAGGTCTTCAACGTCACCGGCGGCGACTGGGACACGATCGAGGCCGACGCCCTCGAGGGCGACCGCCTCGTCATCAACATGGGCCCGCAGCACCCGTCCACGCACGGCGTGCTGCGCCTCATCCTGGAGATCGACGGCGAGCAGGTGCACGACGCCCGCGCCGGCATCGGCTACCTGCACACCGGCATCGAGAAGAACATGGAGTTCCGCACCTGGACCCAGGGCGTGACCTTCTGCACCCGCATGGACTACGTCGCGCCGTTCTCCACGGAGGCCGCGTACGTCGGCGCCGTCGAGCGCCTGCTCGGCGTGGAGGACCAGATCACCGAGCGCGCCCAGATCATCCGCGTGATGCTGCTCGAGCTCAACCGCATCTCCAGCCACCTCGTGGCGATCGCCACCGGCGGCATGGAGATCGGCGCGCTCACCGTGATGACGTGCGGCTTCCGCGACCGCGAGGAGATCCTCAAGGCGTTCGAGCTCATCACCGGCCTGCGCATGAACCATGCGTACTTCCGCCCGGGTGGCGTGGCCCAGGACCTCCCGGAGGGCACCACGGGCGAGCTGCGCGACCTCGTCGCCCTGCTGAAGAAGCGCCTCCCCGAGTACGCCGCCCTCTGCAACGCCAACCCCATCTTCAAGGGCCGGCTCAAGAACGTCGGCCACCTCGACCTCGCCGGCGTGCTGGCCCTGGGCATCACCGGGCCGATCCTGCGCTCGACGGGTCTGGACTGGGACCTGCGCCGCACGCAGCCGTACTGGGGCTACGACTCCTACGAGTTCGACGTGATCACCCGCGACGAGCCCGACGCCTACGGCCGCTTCATGATCCGCCAGCTGGAGATGTGGGAGTCGCTGCGCATCGTCGAGCAGTGCATCGAGCGCCTCGACGCCACCGAGGGCCAGCCCGTGATGATCGCCGACCGCAAGATCGCCTGGCCCGCGCAGCTCTCGGTGGGTGCGGACGGCCAGGGCAACTCGCCCGAGCACATCCGCCACATCATGGGCGAGTCCATGGAGGCGCTGATCCACCACTTCAAGCTGGTCACCGAGGGCTTCCGGGTGCCGGCCGGGCAGGTCTACTTCCCGATCGAGTCGCCCAAGGGCGAGATCGCGTGCCACGCGGTCTCCGACGGCGGCACCCGCCCGTTCCGCGTCCACTTCCGCGAGCCGTCGTTCGTGAACCTGCAGGGCGTCTCCGCGATGAGCGAGGGCGGCATGCTGTCCGACGTCATCGTCGCGGTGGCATCCATCGACCCCGTCATGGGAGGCGTTGATCGATGACCGAGCAGATTTCTGAAGGCCTTTCGGAGACCACGGTGGCCGAGCTGCGCGAGCTCGCGGCCCGGTACCCCCAGGCGCGCAGCGCGCTGCTGCCGATGCTGCACATCGTGCAGTCGGAGCAGGGCCGCGTGACGGCCGAGGGCATCGAGGTGTGCGGGCAGATCCTGGGCCTCACCGAGGCCGAGGTCAGCGCCGTCGCCACCTTCTACACGATGTACAAGCGGCGCCCCATGGGCACGCACCACGTCGGCGTCTGCACCAACACCCTGTGCGCCGTGATGGGTGGCGACGAGATCTTCGAGCGCCTGTGCGGTCACCTCGACGTCGGCAACGACGAGACCACCGAGGACGGCCGGATCACGCTGGAGCGCGTCGAGTGCAACGCGGCCTGCGACTTCGCGCCGGTGATGATGGTCAACTGGGAGTTCTTCGACAACCAGACCCCCGAGTCCGCGATCGACGTCGTCGACAAGCTCCGCTCCGGTGAGACGGTCCAGTCCACTCGCGGCGCCACGATCACCTCGTGGCGCGAGGCCGAGCGGGTCATCGGCGGCTTCGAGGATGGCCTGGTCGACGAGGGACCGGCCGCCGGCCCCGCGTCGCTCGTGGGCCTGGAGATCGCCGACCAGCGTGGCTGGGCCGCCCCGCCGCTGGACGCCTCGGGAACCGAGGCTCGACCCGAGTCGACCACCGAGGCGGTCGCCGAGGCCGACACGAGCCGGGCGGAGTCCGAGACCGTGGCCGAGCAGACCGACACCGACGTCGAGGGTGGCGCCGACCTGCAGGAGAGCGAGGGCGTCGATGACTGACACGCTGACCCCGGTCCTGACCGCCAACTGGGCCGACGACCGCGCCTGGACGCTCGACGCCTACACGGCGCGCGGCGGCTACCGAGGCCTGGAGAAGGCCCTCACGATGGACCCCGACGCCATCATCGAGGAGGTCAAGGACGCCGGCCTGCGCGGTCGCGGCGGCGCCGGCTTCCCGACCGGCATGAAGTGGGGCTTCATCCCGCAGGACAACCCGAACCCGAAGTACCTCGTTGTCAACGCCGACGAGTCCGAGCCGGGCACCTGCAAGGACATCCCGCTCATGATGGCCAACCCGCACGTGCTGGTCGAGGGCGTCATCATCTCCTCGCGCGCGATCCGGGCGAACACGGCGTTCATCTACGTGCGCGGCGAGGTCCTGCACGTCATCCGCCGCCTCCGCGCCGCCGTGCGCGAGGCCTACGAGGCCGGACACCTGGGACGCGACATCCACGGCACCGGCTACGACCTCGACCTGATCGTGCACGCCGGCGCCGGCGCGTACATCTGCGGGGAGGAGACGGCGCTGCTCGACTCCCTCGAGGGCCGCCGCGGCCAGCCCCGCCTGCGTCCGCCGTTCCCCGCCGTCGCGGGCCTGTACGCCTCGCCCACCGTCGTCAACAACGTCGAGTCGGTCGCGTCCGTCCCGGGCATCATCGCCGGCGGCGCCGACTGGTTCGCCTCGATGGGCACCGAGAAGTCGAAGGGCCACGGCATCTTCAGCCTCTCGGGCCACGTCGCCAGGCCCGGTCAGTACGAGGCCCCCCTGGGCATCACGCTGCGCGAGCTGCTCGAGCTCGGCGGCGGCATGCGCGAGGGCTCCGAGCTGAAGTTCTGGACCCCGGGCGGCTCGTCCACCCCGCTGCTCACGGCCGAGCACCTCGACGTCCCGCTCGACTTCGAGGGCGTCGGTGCCGCGGGCTCGATGCTGGGCACCCGCGCCCTGCAGATCTTCGACCAGACCACCTCGGTCGTGCGGTGCGTCCTGCGCTGGACCGAGTTCTACAAGCACGAGTCCTGCGGCAAGTGCACCCCGTGCCGCGAGGGCACGTGGTGGCTCGTCCAGACCCTGCGCCGGATCGACGAGGGCCAGGGCCAGCCGGGCGACATCGCGCTGCTGCTCGACCTGTGCGACAACATCCTCGGTCGCGCGTTCTGCGCCCTGGGCGACGGCGCGACCAGCCCGATCACCTCGGCCATCCAGTACTTCCGCGAGGAGTTCGAGGCCGGCATGACCACGGCGAGCCGCGACCTCTTCCCGCCCGCCGCCTCGACCCTGTTCGCGAAGGAGGCCGTCCGGTGACCGTCACCGAGCCGAACCCCACCGACACGACGCCCGTCGACCTGGTCACGCTGTCGATCGACGACGTCGACGTCAGCGTCCCCAAGGGCACGCTGGTGATCCGCGCCGCCGAGCTGATCGGCACCGAGATCCCGCGCTTCTGCGACCACCCGCTGCTCGCCCCCGCGGGCGCCTGCCGTCAGTGCCTCGTCGAGATCCCCGACGCCGGCAACGGCCGGCCGATGCCGAAGCCCCAGGCCTCGTGCACCCTCGAGGTCGCCCCCGGCATGGTCGTGCGCACGCAGGTCACGTCGCCGGTCGCCGAGAAGGCCCAGGAGGGCATCCTCGAGTTCCTGCTCGCGAACCACCCGCTCGACTGCCCCGTCTGCGACAAGGGCGGCGAGTGCCCGCTGCAGAACCAGGCCCTCTCGCACGGCGCGTCCGAGTCGCGCTTCATCGAGACCAAGCGCCTGTTCCCCAAGCCGCTCCCGCTCTCGAGCAACGTGCTGCTCGACCGCGAGCGCTGCGTCCTGTGCCAGCGCTGCACGCGCTTCCAGTCCGAGATCGCCGGCGACCCGTTCATCGCCCTGCTCGAGCGCGGGGCCCATCAGCAGATCGGCATCGCCGAGGACGTCCCGTTCGGGTCGTACTTCAGCGGCAACACGATCCAGATCTGCCCCGTGGGCGCGCTCACCAGCGCCGACTACCGCTTCCGCTCGCGCCCGTTCGACCTGATCAGCGTCCCCTCGGTCTCCGAGCACGACGCCTGCGGTGCGGCGATCCGTGTCGACCACCGCCGCGGCAAGGTCA from Aeromicrobium phoceense encodes:
- a CDS encoding isochorismate synthase, which gives rise to MSTLATDGRAEPLVARSREIADPGELLALLPSSPDALAWVHGGDGIVGWGRAASFAPDGDDRFDAADDWWAEVVDASVVRDEVELPGSGLVAFGSFTFADRPGSLLTVPEIVVGRRDGRCWVTTIGRSLGPVPELSASTPRDPAGVRFADDPARREAWSATVEKAVRRIQADELDKVVLARSVDARFDEPLDVRAPLGRLASTYPSCWTFHVDGFFGSTPEMLVRLQGGLVTSRVLAGTIRRTGDDARDLGLAASLARSSKDLEEHEYAVRSVADALAPHCTGMNVPESPFVLHLPNVMHLATDVTGVLRDDAGVLSLVASLHPSAAVGGTPTAEAVRVIAEIERLDRGRYAGPVGWIGASGDGEWGIGLRSAQVRADGRGARLFAGCGIVADSSPADELAEADAKLIPVRDALR
- a CDS encoding demethylmenaquinone methyltransferase; translation: MRAGLDKDPRDVARMFDTVAARYDLTNDVLSLGQDRRWRTKVVATVDPQRGERILDLAAGTGTSSAPFAEAGAHVVPCDFSIGMLEVGKQQYPGLNFTAGDGMALPFADGVFDAVTISFGLRNIHDPLQGLREMLRVTRPGGRIVVCEFSTPTWKPFETIYSNYLMRALPTIARRVSSNPESYVYLAESIRSWPDQRGLAIRMSEAGWGPVTWQNLSGGIVAVHRAERPL
- a CDS encoding NADH-quinone oxidoreductase subunit A, which codes for MNEYIPILVLGGLALAFALFSVGIAPFTGPARYNRAKMDRYESGIEPSPLPEGGGKVSIKYFFTAMMFIVFDIEIVFLYPFAVVFDELSWFAFFAVMLFLLNITIAYVYEWRRGGMDWT
- a CDS encoding NuoB/complex I 20 kDa subunit family protein, with amino-acid sequence MGLEEKLPSGVLLSTVEGLAGYFRKASFWPATFGLACCAIEMMTFGAPRYDSGRFGMEVFRPSPRQADLMIVAGRVSQKMAPVLRQIYDQMPGPKWVLAMGVCASSGGMFNNYAIVQGVDHVVPVDMYLPGCPPRPEMLIDAIFKLRDSIQHTQLGADRTAEIREQEAAALAALPTSAQTGLLR
- a CDS encoding NADH-quinone oxidoreductase subunit C, which translates into the protein MSDETQDASHETRAELKKSDATELEVIEVREGAFGVHGTGDTSGFGGLRRPVVMPGASLPPYGGWFDEVAERLAGGEGLADAIEQVVVDRGEITFFIRREKLLQAAQHLRDDAGLRFELFSGVSGVHYPNETGRELHAVYHLLSMTHNRRIRLEVVCPDEDPHVPSVVGVYPTADWHEREVWDMFGLQFDGHPHLTRILMPDDWPGHPQRKDYPLGGIDVEFKGGFIPAPDNRRSYS
- a CDS encoding NADH-quinone oxidoreductase subunit D — protein: MVTTDPYAGTSESTSGQVFNVTGGDWDTIEADALEGDRLVINMGPQHPSTHGVLRLILEIDGEQVHDARAGIGYLHTGIEKNMEFRTWTQGVTFCTRMDYVAPFSTEAAYVGAVERLLGVEDQITERAQIIRVMLLELNRISSHLVAIATGGMEIGALTVMTCGFRDREEILKAFELITGLRMNHAYFRPGGVAQDLPEGTTGELRDLVALLKKRLPEYAALCNANPIFKGRLKNVGHLDLAGVLALGITGPILRSTGLDWDLRRTQPYWGYDSYEFDVITRDEPDAYGRFMIRQLEMWESLRIVEQCIERLDATEGQPVMIADRKIAWPAQLSVGADGQGNSPEHIRHIMGESMEALIHHFKLVTEGFRVPAGQVYFPIESPKGEIACHAVSDGGTRPFRVHFREPSFVNLQGVSAMSEGGMLSDVIVAVASIDPVMGGVDR
- the nuoE gene encoding NADH-quinone oxidoreductase subunit NuoE, which translates into the protein MTEQISEGLSETTVAELRELAARYPQARSALLPMLHIVQSEQGRVTAEGIEVCGQILGLTEAEVSAVATFYTMYKRRPMGTHHVGVCTNTLCAVMGGDEIFERLCGHLDVGNDETTEDGRITLERVECNAACDFAPVMMVNWEFFDNQTPESAIDVVDKLRSGETVQSTRGATITSWREAERVIGGFEDGLVDEGPAAGPASLVGLEIADQRGWAAPPLDASGTEARPESTTEAVAEADTSRAESETVAEQTDTDVEGGADLQESEGVDD
- the nuoF gene encoding NADH-quinone oxidoreductase subunit NuoF yields the protein MTDTLTPVLTANWADDRAWTLDAYTARGGYRGLEKALTMDPDAIIEEVKDAGLRGRGGAGFPTGMKWGFIPQDNPNPKYLVVNADESEPGTCKDIPLMMANPHVLVEGVIISSRAIRANTAFIYVRGEVLHVIRRLRAAVREAYEAGHLGRDIHGTGYDLDLIVHAGAGAYICGEETALLDSLEGRRGQPRLRPPFPAVAGLYASPTVVNNVESVASVPGIIAGGADWFASMGTEKSKGHGIFSLSGHVARPGQYEAPLGITLRELLELGGGMREGSELKFWTPGGSSTPLLTAEHLDVPLDFEGVGAAGSMLGTRALQIFDQTTSVVRCVLRWTEFYKHESCGKCTPCREGTWWLVQTLRRIDEGQGQPGDIALLLDLCDNILGRAFCALGDGATSPITSAIQYFREEFEAGMTTASRDLFPPAASTLFAKEAVR